A window of Apium graveolens cultivar Ventura unplaced genomic scaffold, ASM990537v1 ctg5181, whole genome shotgun sequence contains these coding sequences:
- the LOC141702457 gene encoding uncharacterized protein LOC141702457, whose amino-acid sequence MDLVRSRGGGGDSLDLSDGYIVIHGGFGFGTRNRNGWDLLEFSLEHELVIANSCFKKMDDHLINFRIGGYNSQIDYLLMRKGNMDCKDCKVFSGEGDKVGIFKERIGLARDRFYDENVNKMWNRLACTIINIATDILGVTSRKVQVQKEAWWWDQEVQERVKIKHDRFRELLCCQDDEQVDMRRILCKEARRTGKKIVEEAKSKAYEAMYNHLGTKEGQNDIYRLAKV is encoded by the exons ATGGATTTGGTAAGAAGTAGGGGCGGTGGTGGTGATAGTTTGGATTTG TCGGATGGTTATATAGTCATTCATGGGGGTTTTGGTTTTGGGACGAGGAACAGAAATGGGTGGGATCTTTTGGAGTTTTCATTGGAACATGAATTAGTGATTGCTAATTCTTGTTTTAAAAAAATGGATGATCATCTGATTAATTTTAGGATTGGAGGTTATAACTCACAAATCGATTATCTTCTTATGAGAAAAGGCAACATGGATTGTAAAGATTGTAAAGTATTCTCGGGTGAG GGAGACAAAGTAGGTATTTTTAAAGAAAGGATTGGTTTGGCAAGAGACAGATTTTATGATGAGAATGTTAATAAAATGTGGAATCGATTGGCATGTACAATCATAAATATAGCTACAGATATCTTAGGTGTTACCTCAAGAAAGGTTCAGGTGCAGAAGGAAGCTTGGTGGTGGGACCAGGAGGTGCAAGAGCGAGTAAAAATTAAACATGATCGTTTTAGGGAACTTTTGTGTTGCCAAGATGATGAACAAGTTGACATGAGAAGAATTTTATGTAAGGAAGCTAGACGTACGGGTAAGAAGATAGTAGAGGAGGCAAAATCAAAGGCGTATGAGGCTATGTATAATCACCTTGGTACAAAAGAGGGTCAAAATGATATTTATAGATTGGCGAAGGTTTAA